TCCATCGTAAATGGTGATAATGCGACAAGCGGAACGAGTAAATATCCCGCATGGGCGATTCCCGAATAAGCAAATAGGCGTTTTACGTTATATTGCTTTAATGCGACTACATTTCCAATAATCATCGTAATGCTAGCTAGCACAGCGATATATATGCTCATACGTCCGTATAAAGATTGCATATCTCCTTGCACTGATACACTTGCAAAAACCATGAGGAACAAACGAATAATGAGTAAGAAACCCGCCATTTTAGAAATTGTTCCAAGAAAAGCAGTAACAGGTGTAGCCGCTCCCTCATACACATCAGGTGCCCACATATGAAACGGCACTGTCGCAATTTTTGAATGAGAGCCCAACGAGTAAGAGTAGGAATGCGAGAGCTAGCAATAACTGAATGCCACTAGCCAGTTCCCCGGCAAATACTTTTTGCATATCCACGATATTAGTTGACCCTGTAATGCCGTATAAGTAACTCATTCCAAAGAGTGTAATTGCCGTTCCAATTCCTCCATTAATGACATATTTCATGGCCGCCTCATTTGATGCACGGTTCTTTTTTCGTATTCCTACTAAAATGTAGGAAGAAAGTGAAAGCAATTCTAAACCGACGAAAAGTGTAACGAAATCAACGCTAGAAGCCATAAACATCGCCCCAAGAAGCGCCATTAAAAATAAGTAATAATACTCTCCCTTATCTTCAATTGGATTTTTCTTATCATCGCTCATTGCGGTGCATAAGATGAGGGCGGCTCCGCCTAACAACAACGTTTTAAATCCTTTTGAAAATCCATCTAACACAAACGATCCATTTAAAATATCTCCCGCTGGTTCGCTATATAGCGTAATTAGTGACACGATTGCTAATACGACCGCCGCGATTGCACCAAGCGCTACATATCTATGGTTCAGCTTAAAAAACAAATCACATATGGAAAGAAGGATGGCAGCCCCGAGAATGATGAATTCTGGCACCATGAGATGCCACGATAAGCTAAGTAACGTATTCATATCCATCCTACTTCACCCCCAATGTTTTCAATGTATTTTGAAGCGGATCCCCTAGTATTTCTGGCATTACGCCAATTGCAATAATGCAGAAGATAAGTAGCAAGATAGGAACATACTCCCATCCGTGTATATCAGCTTTCGCTTCCCACTCTTTCTTACCAAATGTTACTTGCAGTGTTGCTCTTAATACGTATACAGCTGTTAAAATGATGCCAAGTACTCCGGCCGCAGCAATGACTGGCTCTCCTTGGAATAAACCGAGAAAGGCAAGAAACTCGCTAACAAATCCAGACATTCCCGGCAATCCAAGCGATGCCATTCCTCCCGCTAAGAAGAAACCGCTAAGTACTGGTACACTTTTTGCAAGTCCGCCAAGCGCTGTAATATCCGACGTTCCAAAACGCTGTTCTATAACACCAAGTAAGAAAAAGAGTAAGGCTGCAATTAAGCCATGCGACACAACTTGGAATAGTGCCCCTTGTGTACCTGGTGCATTTAACGCCGCAAGGCCCATTAATACAATACCCATATGCGAAATACTAGAATAAGCAAGCACCTTCCGAAAGTCTGTTTGAATGAGCGCTAAGAAGGCTCCGTACAATAAATTGATAACCCCTAAAATCGCAATGAGCGTTGCAAACTCGCGAAAGTATTCCGGGAATAGCCCCTGCCCGAAGCGAATTATACCGTACGCTCCAATCTTCAGTAAAACACCTGCATGAAGCATTACTACAGCCGGATGCGCTTCAATATGTACATTGACCATCCAGCGATGTAACGGGAAAACGGGTAATTTAATTGCGAAAGCAATCATTATGGCAAGAAACAAGCCGAACTGTAAGCTACTTGGGACAACCATTCCTCCCCCAGCACCTACACTCGCTAATATTTCTTTCAGTTCTGTAATATTTGTTGTACCTGTTTTCGCAAATAAAACCGAGAAAACGATGAGTAAAATAGCGGAGCCAATACCGTTATATATTAAATAACTATAAGCAGCCTTTTCACTCGACAATTTCCCCCACTTCCCAATTAATAAAAACATCGGCGGCAATGTAATTTCAAAGAAGATAAAGAACAACATTAAATTTTGAGCAGCGAAGACGCCGAGCATCCCTATTTCTAACATGAGTAACAGCATATAAAATGCTTTCAAATTTCTTTTAATTGTAAATGCTGCAAGCATCGCTAGAAGGGCCGTCAGCACCATCATAACGAGCGATAAACCATCTATACCAAGTTCGTAATAAATGGAAAACCACCTTTTATCTACCGCTGCAAAATCCCCGAATTTAATCCATTTCACTTTTTCATCAAATAGAGACAAATCCCTTCCAGAAGCATATGTACAAGCGAGGACGATAGCCATTCCAAATGGAAGCACTGTTCCAAATAAACCGAGCGCTCG
This genomic window from Bacillus anthracis str. Vollum contains:
- a CDS encoding NADH-quinone oxidoreductase subunit M: MNDLLLTFFIFSPLLGILLLALTPKKESRTVRALGLFGTVLPFGMAIVLACTYASGRDLSLFDEKVKWIKFGDFAAVDKRWFSIYYELGIDGLSLVMMVLTALLAMLAAFTIKRNLKAFYMLLLMLEIGMLGVFAAQNLMLFFIFFEITLPPMFLLIGKWGKLSSEKAAYSYLIYNGIGSAILLIVFSVLFAKTGTTNITELKEILASVGAGGGMVVPSSLQFGLFLAIMIAFAIKLPVFPLHRWMVNVHIEAHPAVVMLHAGVLLKIGAYGIIRFGQGLFPEYFREFATLIAILGVINLLYGAFLALIQTDFRKVLAYSSISHMGIVLMGLAALNAPGTQGALFQVVSHGLIAALLFFLLGVIEQRFGTSDITALGGLAKSVPVLSGFFLAGGMASLGLPGMSGFVSEFLAFLGLFQGEPVIAAAGVLGIILTAVYVLRATLQVTFGKKEWEAKADIHGWEYVPILLLIFCIIAIGVMPEILGDPLQNTLKTLGVK